In Panthera leo isolate Ple1 chromosome E3, P.leo_Ple1_pat1.1, whole genome shotgun sequence, a genomic segment contains:
- the TFAP4 gene encoding transcription factor AP-4 isoform X2 yields MEYFMVPTQKVPSLQHFRKTEKEVIGGLCSLANIPLTPETQRDQERRIRREIANSNERRRMQSINAGFQSLKTLIPHTDGEKLSKAAILQQTAEYIFSLEQEKTRLLQQNTQLKRFIQELSGSSPKRRRAEDKDEGIGSPDIWEDEKAEDLRREMIELRQQLDKERSVRMMLEEQVRSLEAHMYPEKLKVIAQQVQLQQQQEQVRLLHQEKLEREQQHLRTQLLPPPAPTHHPTVIVPAPPPPSHHINVVTMGPSSVINSVSTSRQNLDTIVQAIQHIEGTQERQEQEEEQRRAVIVKPGRSCPEAHASDTASDSEASDSDAMDQSREEPAGNGGLP; encoded by the exons CCTTGCCAACATTCCACTGACCCCTGAGACGCAGCGGGACCAGGAGCGGCGGATTCGGCGGGAGATCGCCAACAGCAACGAGCGGAGGCGCATGCAGAGCATCAACGCGGGCTTCCAGTCCCTCAAGACCCTCATCCCCCACACAGATGGAGAGAAGCTCAGCAAG GCAGCCATTCTCCAGCAGACGGCGGAGTACATCTTCTCCCTGGAGCAGGAGAAGACCAGGCTCCTGCAGCAGAACACACAGCTCAAGCGCTTTATCCAG GAGCTGAGCGGCTCATCCCCCAAGCGGCGGCGGGCAGAGGACAAGGATGAGGGCATCGGCTCGCCGGACATCTGGGAAGACGAGAAGGCAGAGGATCTGCGTCGGGAGATGATCGAGCTTCGGCAGCAGCTGGACAAGGAGCGCTCGGTGCGAATGATGCTGGAGGAGCAG GTGCGCTCGCTGGAGGCCCACATGTACCCAGAAAAGCTCAAGGTGATTGCACAGCAGGTgcagctgcagcagcagcaggagcaggtgCGGCTGCTGCACCAGGAGAAACTGGAGCGGGAACAGCAGCACCTGCGGACCCAG CTGCtgccccccccggcccccacccaccaccccacaGTGATCGTGCCGGCgccaccccctccttcccaccacaTCAACGTCGTCACCATGGGCCCCTCCTCGGTCATCAACTCTGTTTCCACGTCCCGGCAAAATCTGGACACCATCGTGCAG GCGATCCAGCACATCGAAGGCACCCAGGAaaggcaggagcaggaggaggaacaACGACGAGCCGTCATCGTGAAGCCAGGCCGCAGCTGCCCGGAGGCCCACGCCTCCGACACTGCCTCCGATTCGGAGGCCTCGGACAGCGACGCCATGGACCAGAGCCGGGAGGAGCCAGCAGGGAATGGGGggcttccctga